The Alistipes megaguti sequence CGAGCAGGATACAGTCGTAATCGTATGCGGCGATCTTGTCCGAAGCCGAGGCATAGTCGGCCGCCTGTTCGACGACGTACTGCTCGCGCGTCAACGTCCGCACCATAATCTCCCGCAGGGAGGGTTCATCTTCCACAATCAATATCTTCATAGTCCATCAATTTCATCTCCGGGCATTCCCGGCATTCCCCGAACGTCCGGTTTTTCCCTGGTCCTGTCACGCCTTTGCCTCGTCGGCTTTCGTCCGGGCCGCAGGCAAAGGTAGCCATCAAAACCGAAAGCAATCTGAAACGGAGCGTCGGAACCGCCTCACTCCGCCCCGGTCCGATCTCCAAGATCGCACCGCATCACCCATTCACCGTCGTGCTCCGCAACCGTCCGGAATCCGAGACGCAGGTAGAGTCTTGCCGCCGGATTGTCCCGCTGCACGGAGAGGGAGACCGCACAAAAACCGCGGCCGGACAACTCCTCCAACAGAGCCCGGAGAAGCCGGGTTCCGAAACCGCGTCCCCGGAACGACGGATAAAGCGCGACGGCCAGCTCGGGGATCGGCTCTCCGGTCCATCCGAAACCGTGCATCACGCGGCACCACGCCGCCCCGACCACCTCGCCGCCAACCTCGGCCACCAGGCAGCAATCTCCCGCCCGCGACCCGAACGCCTCGACATAGGGTCGCAACGCAGGGGTCCGGACCACCTCCCGCGGCAATCGTTGCGCAGGGTCGGGCTGCCAAAGGGCTTCATAAAGGAAATCCTCCAGCAGCGGGATCTCCGTCGGGCGGATCAGGCGGATCAGCAGTTCCATACTGTAAAGATACGAATTTTCCGGGGTTTCCGGATGGAGCATATCCGAAAACCGACTCCCGAATCAACAAAAAAGCGATGCACTCCTTACGGAGAACATCGCTTTTCCATCAGACGGAATCGGGGGCGGAACCCTGCGACCGGGTTCATTTCGTTACCCGGCTACTCGGCTTGTCTGGCGTCCGGCTTACCCGGCGTCTGGCTTGCCCAGGCTCCCCCCCCCTTCTCGGGCCCCGGGATCAGGCCTTCGAACCGTCGTAGGCCCACTTCACGTAGATGGCACCCCAGGTATAACCGCCACCGAAGGCGGCCAGAATCAGGTTGTCACCCTTGCGGAGCTGGCTCTCGTAGTCGTAGAGGCAGGTCGGGATCGTGGCGGCCGTCGTATTGCCGTTGCGGTCGATATTGATCATGCACTTGTCCTGGGTAATGCCCATGCGGCGGGCCGTGGCATCGATGATGCGCAGGTTGGCCTGGTGAGGTACCAGGAAGCGGATATCGTCCCCCGTGAGGTGGTGGCGCTCCATCATCTCCACCGAGACATCCGACATCTTCGATACGGCAGCCTTGAAGACGGCATGGCCGTCCCACGTGATCGTATGCCAGTTGTTCTGTACGGTCTCGATCGATGCCGGGTAACGCGAACCGCCGGCTTTCATGTAGAGCTGCAGCTCGCCCGAGCCGTCGCTGCGGAGAATCGAGTCGATCACACCATAGCCTTCGGTATTGGGCTCGAGCAGCACGGCGGCTGCGGCATCGCCGAAGAGCGGGCAGGTCGAACGGTCCGTGTAGTCAATGATCGACGACATCTTGTCGGCCCCCACAACGATGACACGCTTGCTCGTGCCGGCCTCGATGAACTTGGCACCGGTGGTCAGGGCGAAGAGGAAGCCGCTGCAGGCTGCCGAAACGTCGTAGGCGAAGGCATTCTTGCAACCGGCCTGATCGGCGATCAGGTTACCCGTCGAGGGGAAGAACATGTCGGGGGTTACCGTGGCGCAGATCACCGCGTCGATCGACATCGGGTCAACACCCGTCTTGTCGAGCAGGTTCATCACGGCGCGGGCTCCCATGTAGGAGGTTCCGATGCCCTCACCCTTGAGGATATGGCGGGTTTTGATACCCGTATGCGACATGATCCACTCGTCGTTGGTGTCGACCATGCGGCTCAACTCATCGTTCGTAAGAATATAATCCGGGAGGTACTGACCCACACCCGTAATTGCTGCTGTTATCTTACCCATTAACTTAGACTTTTGCTTACAGTAAACTTTTAATTTTTGAACGCATCGCGCAGTTTCGAGGTCAAGCCGGCCTTGATGACCTGCTCGGTCGAAAGGATCATGCTCCGGATGGCCTTCGGCGTCGAACAGCCGTGGCCGATGATCACCGGAGCATTGACACCCAGCACGGGAGTGCCGCCCACGTTCTCGTAATTCATGGCATCCCAGAAGGCATTGTGGCCTCCCAGCGCCAGATTGATCCGGTAGAGTCCCTCGGCCATCTTCAGCACCGTGTTGCCGACAAAACCGTCGCAGACGATCACATCGGCCACCTTGCCCGTGAAGAGGTACGAACTCTCGACATTACCCACGAAATGGATCCGGCTGTCGGCCTTCAGCAGATCGAACGTCGCCTTGACCTGGGCATTGCCCTTGGTCTCCTCCTCGCCGATGTTGAGCACCGCAACGCGCGGTTTTTCGATGCCCAGCACCGATTCGGCATAGATCGAGCCGATCAGGCCGTACTGAGCCAGCACTTCGGGTTTGCAGTCCACGTTGAGACCCACGTCGAGCAACAGGGCCGGACGTCCGCTGGCGGTCGGCACCGTTGAAGAGATCGTGGGGCGGATAACTCCTTCGATCGGTTTGACGGCATACATCGAGCCGACCATCATGGCACCGGTCGAACCGGCGCTTGCAAAACCGTCGATGGCACCCTTGGCCAGGTATCCGAACCCGACCGTAATGCTCGAATTGCTTTTGGTCTGAAACGCCTTGGCCGGGTGGTCACCCATCTCGATCACCTCGGTCGTGGGCACGAGGTCGAACCGCTCGGCAGGGCATCCTTCCGAAGCGAGTACGGACCTGATTTTCTGTTCGTCACCGAACAGGACGATGCGGCTGTCCGAGCCGACCGCGTCGAGCGCCATGACGGCTCCCTTGACAGCCGCATCGGGAGCGAAATCGCCACCCATGGCATCTACACCAATCTTTATCATACTCGTGGAATTGGTTGAAAACTTCAGGACCGGGCGCCCGGACGCCGCAAAAAAACGTTCGGCGGGACGGGTCCGTTCATAAACCGAAAAAGAGGCCTCTCCCCAGGGATGCACTCTTTCCGTACCGAAACTATTCGGCTGCTTTCTTCTCGATGGCGAGCTTGCCGCGATAGAACCCGCACTCGGGGCATACACGGTGGTAGAGCACCGCTGCGCCGCAGTTCGAGCACGTAACGACCGTCGGAACGGTTGCCTTGTAGTGAGTTCTGCGCTTGTCGCGGCGCGTCGACGAGATTTTGTGTTTAGGATGTGCCATTTTACAACTGTACTTTTATAAGTTCGACTTTCAATTCGTTTACTTCTCCTTCTTTTCCGGGGTCCGAGCCTCCGCAGGTCTTTTTTTCTGCGCCTCTTCAGCCTGCATCTGCTCGCGCAGGGCAGCCAGTTTGGCCCATTCGCCCTCGTTGTGTTCGTGGGAGACCGCCCGTTTTTCGATGGCCTCGAACTCGCCTTCGGAGACGATCCGGAAGCGTTCGAGCATCTCGGGATTGCACTCCCCTTCGGGATGCACCCGCTGATAGGGCAGCGACAGCACGATGCTTTCGTAGACATACTGCTTCAGATCGACGCTCTCCTCACCCGGCAGCAGCCAGATCACCTCCCCTTCGTATTCGTGGGGTTCGTCGGAGAACTTCACCGGCAGCACGCCGGCGAAATCGATCGGAATGCGGCAATCCTCCAGACAGCGGTCGCACTCGACGACGACGTAGCCCGAGATCGAGATCTCGAGCATGAGCTGCATTTCGGAGCGCTCCATCTCGACCACCACCTCACAGGCGCCGTCCTTGATCTCCGAGCTTTCATACTCTTCGAACAACGACCGATCCACCGCAAAACGGAATTCGTGGTGTCCGTTTTTCAGCCCCTTGAAGCAGATGGAATATCGCTGCATTTCCCCCATTTAAACACATTTAGTGCGCAAAGTTACTAAAAAATAAGATAACTGCAAAGAAAACGCAGAGTTTTAGTCTCCGCAGAGAGGGCACGAGCTTCGGAGAACTACGCTGCGGGTCTGAAAAATTTGCTTTTGCCCACGGCTTGCACTATCTTTGCCTGCATGAAGGAGCAGGGATTCAAAATCGAACTGAAAAGCCGTTACGACGAGTGGTGGCGATACAACGCGGATCTGATGTGCGGCTGTTTCGATGTGGACGACAACCGCATCGGATTCGCCTCGACGGCCTCGGATGTGGCTGACGTGGGTTCGAACCTCAAGGCCCGGCCGGCCGAGATTCCCGCGTCGCGGAGCGTCACGCTCGAAACCCCGCCCTGCGACCATCTGGTGCTCTACGTCTACATCATTCCCCACACGCTGCCCGCCGGCAACGACATCGATTCGACACGCTCCTTCGAGGCCGAGATCCGCATCTCCTACGCCGGACGCCTCCTGCGCACCGAGAAGCGCATGATCAACCAATGGTCGGGGGCCTCGATCGAGATGAAGGTCGCCCACGGGGAGTGATCCGCCGTAACGGTCCTTCTTTTTACAGCGACCCGACTTTCGTCAGCGGCCGTCTTTTCGCAGCGGCCCACCGCAATCAGCCTCACTCAACCCGCAACCCCCGCCGGCGTGTTTAAACCGTCGCTTCCCGGCCTCATCCGCCCCACGCCCATACCCACACAAAAACGCGCACAAAAAGAGGGAAGCCCGTTCGAGCTTCCCTCTTTTTTCGAGGAGTCTTACAATTATTTGTTGTTGTAAGCAGCCATCTTCTCGATGAGCATCAGCACCTTGTTCGAGTAACCCCACTCGTTGTCGTACCAGGCGACAACCTTTACGAAGGTGTCGGTCAGTGCGATACCGGCGGCCTTGTCGAAGATCGACGTACGGGGATCGCCCAGGAAGTCCGACGAAACGACAGCGTCCTCGGTGTAACCCAGAATGCCCTTCAGCTCGCCTTCCGAAGCCTCCTTCATGGCGGCGCAGATCTCATCGTACTTGGCCGGCTTTGCGAGGTTGACCGTCAGGTCGACAACCGATACGTCCAGCGTCGGAACACGCATCGACATACCCGTCAGCTTGCCGTTCAGCGAAGGAATAACCTTACCTACGGCCTTGGCAGCGCCCGTCGACGAGGGGATGATGTTGCCCGAAGCGGCACGACCGCCACGCCAGTCCTTCATCGAGGGACCGTCTACGGTCTTCTGCGTTGCGGTGGTCGAGTGAACCGTCGTCATCAGACCGTCCGTGATACCGAACTTGTCGTTGAGCACCTTGGCGATCGGGGCGAGGCAGTTCGTGGTGCACGAAGCGTTCGAAACGATCTTCTGACCGGCATAGGTGTCGGTGTTAACGCCGCATACGAACATCGGCGTAGCGTCCTTCGAAGGAGCCGACATTACCACGTATTTGGCACCGGCTGCCAGGTGAGCCTGAGCCTTCTCCTCGGTCAGGAACAGACCCGTCGACTCTACGACGTACTCGGCACCTACCTCGTTCCACTTCAGGTTTGCGGGATCCTTCTCGGCGGTGACGCGGATGGCGTGGCCGTTGACGATCAGCTGGCTCTTCTCCATGTTGTAGCTGATTTCGCCCTTGAACTGACCGTGCATCGTGTCATACTTCAGCATATAAGCCAGGTAATCTACCGGGCAGAGGTCGTTGATACCTACAACCTCGAACTTGTCAGTCTGCGTGCAAGCAGCACGGAAAACCATACGGCCGATACGACCGAAGCCGTTGATACCGATTTTGATAGTTGCCATAATACTTTGAATTATTTGTTAATAAAACCTTGCGTTATTTTTTTCACAGCGCAAAAGTACATACTTTAAATATTATACGCAAATAAAAATTTAATTTTTTTACAATCCGTCTCCGCAACGGCTGCAACCCCTTTCCGGCCTTCGCGTTCAGCATCCCGCCGCAAGCTCGCCCGGACGGTTGTCGGACATCCGACGCCCCCTCGTCCGGTCTGCCGACGCCTCCCGGCCCGGTCCTTACTTGGCGGCCGCTTTGGCGCGCTTGGCCATGGCCGAGGCGAAGACGAAATCGTTCAGCTCGCGGTTGTCGGCATGAAGGATCTCCTCCTTGGTCCCCTCCCACCACTTGCGCCCCTGGTGGATGTAAACAATTTTCTCGCCAATCTCCATCACGGAGTTCATGTCGTGCGTATTGATGATCGTCGTCATGCCGTATTCGTGGGTGATCTCGTGAATCAGGTTGTCGATGACGATCGAGGTCTGCGGATCGAGGCCCGAGTTGGGCTCGTCGCAGAAGAGATAGCGCGGATTCATCACAATGGCCCGGGCGATGGCCACGCGCTTGATCATGCCACCCGACAGTTCAGCCGGATAGAGATGGTTGGCATTATCGAGCCGCACGCGGCGCAGACAGGAGTTCACGCGTTCGAGCTTTTCGCGTTCGCTCTGGGAGGTGAACAGATCGAGCGGCAGCTTGACGTTCTCCTCGACGGTCGACGAGTCGAGCAGCGCCCCGCCCTGGAAGATCATGCCGATATCCTTGCGGATCTCCTTGCGCTGGCGGAAACCCAGCCGCGTGAAGTTCACCTCGTCGTACCACACGTCGCCCGAATCGGGTTCGTGCAGCCTCACGAGGGTCTTCAGCAGCACGGTCTTGCCCGAACCGCTGCGACCGATGATCAGGTTCGTCCGTCCGGTCTCGAACTCCACCGAGATATCGTCCAGGACCACCCGTCCGTCGAACGACTTGACGATATGTTCGGCACGTATCATATCAGCAGCACTTGAGTCAGAATCAGGTCAAAGAGCAGCACCACCACGCAGCTTACGACCACGGCCCGCGTCGAGGCGACACCCACCTCGAGCGAATTGCCCCGGGCGTTGTAGCCGAAGAAGGCCGAAATCGAGGTGATGATGTAGGCGAAGAAGACGGTCTTGATCAACGTGTAGGTGATCGAGTAGGGTTTGAAGTCCATCAGCAGGCCGTCGACGTAGTCGGCCGGGATCATGATGCCCGTGGCGGCGGCGATGAGCCAGCCGCCCAGCACGCCGATCAGGATCGAGAGGATCGTCAGGAAAGGGAAGAAGATCATCGCGGCGACGATCTTCGGCAGAATGAGGTACGAGGCCGAATTGACGCCCATGATCTCCAGGGCGTCGATCTGTTCGGTGATGCGCATCGTGCCGATTTCGGAGGCGATGCTCGAGCCGACCTTGCCGGCCAGGATCAGCGCCACGACCGCCGACGAGAACTCCAGGATCATCGTTTCGCGCGTGGCGTAGCCGATCAGCGACTTGGGGATGAAGGGCGAATCGAGGTTGATCGACATCTGCAGGGTGATCACCGCGCCGATGAAGATCGAGATGATGGCCGTCAGACCGATCGAGTTGATGCCCAGCGACTCCATCTCGAAGAGGATCCGGCGGCGGTAGATGGCGGCCTTCTCCGGACGGGAAAAGACCTTTCCCATCAGGATGAAATAGCGTCCTATGAGTCCGAAAGCCCGCAGCATGGTCAGTTTTTCTCCTCTTCGAAATCAATGTAATCGCCCACGTCCTTCGAGACGCGTTTTTCGGGGGCGCCGGGTGTTTTGTGCACCCGCACTTCGCCTTCGCGGCCGCCGCGGGGTTCGTTGCCCGCGGCAAAGGGCGAGCCGAAACCGCCCTGTCGGGGGTCGAACCCGCTGCCGAACTGCTCCTCCATCTGCTTGCGGGCCCGGTAGAGCCGCCAGCGGAAGGCCAGCATCAGCACCAGAATCAAAAGAATCAGTCCCATGATGAAATAGAGTATGAAGAGTGCAATACCTTTGAGTACCGCCGGGGCTGCGACAGCCAGAAACAGAATGATGAACGTCGTGAACGGATTGCGCCGCACGAAGCCCACCACCGAGTCGATGATCGCCATCAGGAAGTTCATGTCTTCTCCGGTTTCCAGGTTTTCAAGCCTTCCCCGCAAAGAGCGTGCAAGCCGCACGCCGGGGAGTTTATCTTTGCAAAGGTAGCGAAAATTATGCGTAATTCAATTAAATGTCGTAAATTTGGTGCTCGAAAACAAATCTCATCCCAAATATGTTAACGCCACTGACTGCCATCTCGCCCGTCGACGGGCGCTACCGGAACAAAACGGAAAAACTGGCGGATTATTTTTCCGAACAGGCCCTGATTCGTTATCGAATCCGCGTCGAAGTGGAATATTTCATCGCCCTGTGCGAGCTTCCGCTCCCCCAGCTCCGCGACATCGACCACGCAAAGTTTGCCGAACTGCGCAGACTCTACACCGATTTTTCGGACGCCGACGCCCAACGGGTCAAGGAGATCGAGGCGGTTACGAACCACGACGTCAAGGCCGTCGAGTACATCATCAAGGAGAAGATGGATGCCCTGGGACTCGAACGCTACAAGGAGTTCGTCCACTTCGGCCTCACGTCGCAGGATATCAACAATACGGCCATTCCGCTCTCGCTCAAGGAGGCCATGACCGGCGTCTACTACCCGGCCGTCGAGGAGGTGCGTGACAAGCTGGCGTCGTTCGCCCGCGAGTGGCGCACGGTGCCGATGTTGGCCCGTACCCACGGACAACCCGCTTCGCCCACGTCGCTGGGCAAGGAGTTCTCGGTCTTCGTCGAACGCCTCGAGAAGCAGCTCGTCATGCTCCACGACATCGCCATCCCGGCCAAGTTCGGCGGCGCCACGGGCAACTTCAACGCCCACCATGCGGCCTATCCCGAGATCGACTGGGTGGCCTTCGCCAACCGCTTCGTCAACGAGCGGCTGGGGCTCTGCCGTTCGCAGTACACCACCCAGATCGAGCACTACGACAACCTGGCGGCCATCTTCGACAACATGAAGCGCATCGACACCATTCTGATCGACCTCTCGCGCGACATGTGGACCTATATCTCGATGGAGTACTTCAAGCAGCGGATCAAAGCCGGCGAGGTCGGATCGAGCGCCATGCCCCACAAGGTCAACCCGATCGACTTCGAGAACGCCGAGGGCAACTTCGGCATCGCCAACGCCGTTTTCAGCCATCTCGCGTCGAAGCTCCCCGTCTCGCGCCTGCAGCGCGACCTCACGGACTCGACCGTACTGCGCAACATCGGCGTTCCGGTGGCCCACGCCATGATCGCCCTGCAGTCGCTGATGAAGGGACTGGGCAAGGTGATCCTCAACCGCGACGCGCTGGAGCGCGATCTGGAGCAGAACTGGGCCGTCGTGGCCGAGGGCATCCAGACGATCCTGCGCCGCGAGGGCTACCCGAAACCCTACGAGGCGCTGAAGGCCCTCACGCGTACGAACGCCCACATCACGCACGAGGCCATTGCCGACTTCATCGAGACGCTCAACGTTTCGGAAGAGGTGAAGAAGGAGCTGCGCGCCCTCTCGCCGATGACCTATACGGGCGTCTTCCGCTGTTAACGCCGCCGGACCATGAACAGCGACCTGATCGTCTGCGGCGTGCTCTTTCTGCTCTTCGTCGTGATGGGCGGCTTCCTGCTCACGGGACGCGGGGCGTGGCTGATCGCCGGCTACAACACGATGCCGAAGAAGGAGCGCGAACGCTATGACGAACGGGCGCTGTGCCGCTTCATGGGCTGGCTGATGCTCTACTGCGCCGCCTGCATGCTCGTGATGGGGGCCGACTCGCTGTGGCCCGGACGGGGATTGTGGCTCGCCGCAACAATCTGGCTGGTGATCGGGGCGATCGGGGCCGTGATCTACGCCAACACGGGAGGCCGCTTCTTGAAGGAAAACGCCCGGAAGAGGCCCTGAAAAAAAAGCCCTCGGACAAAGCACACGCGAAACAGGCCCAAAGATACACCGAAAAGCCGCCGACGGATCGAATTCCGCCGGCGGCTCTCTTTTGGCACACGCTTTGCTCTTTGAAGAGTCAGCTGCGGGTCAGCAACCGCAGTGAGGTTTCTTCATTTATTTAAGTTTGGGTTAGTAGTTTAGGAGGGCAACCTCCGAAGGCAGCAGGCAGTCGCGAGATTCCCTGCTGTTTTTGTGTGCCGCAAGACAGTTCCAATCCGCCCCACGCAGACACCCCGTTGCGTCCACAGACGAACATCCCGTTGCGCCCGCAGGCAGACACCTCGTTGCACCCTGCACCCACAGATGCACAGACGCCCCGACGTGCCGTTCGCATCTTTCGGCCCGCTGCCCCTAAAACTCGATCGTCAGCCCCAGCGTCGGCAGCAGCGTACCGCTCACCTGCTCGATCCACTTCATCTTATACCTTTGCTGCTCGACCGGAGCCTCCGGATTTTTGATCTCACCGGTCGACATCCAGACGTCGGGCGAACGGAACTTGCTCACCGTGACGTTCTGCAGATCGACGTAGAACCCCAGCATGAAGTGTTTGAAGTAGAATACCTTGTCCAGCCGGACGTCCAGCTGTGCAAAGGCGTCGAGCCGCTCGGCATTGTAAAAATCGTAATTGTAGTAGGGGCGCCCCTGAGCATCCCAGGCCGTGACGAGCGACGACTTGTCCAGATCGTAGGGCGTATAGGGGGCGCCGCCCACGGCACTCAGCTTGGCGCCGAAGCTCCAGTTGCGCGGGAAATCGTAGGTGCCGCTGACGTTGACCACGAAACGGTTGTCCCAGGCCGAGGCGATCCACGGCGCCGAGACGTTGTTGCGATATTCCGAACGGTAGAGGGTCACCGACCCCACGACGTTCAACCGCCCGGGAATCTGCCACCGGGCCATCGCCTCCACCCCGTAGGCCCGTCCCTGGGCCGAGGAGACCAACGCCTCGTTGCCCACCGTGCCGTAATCAGCCCCCTTGCATGCGAGAGGAATGCCGTCGGCCAGCGACAGCGGCACCTCACCGTAACGCTTGAAGAAGCCCTCGAGCGAGACGATCAGCCGGTCGCGGTGGCGCCAGTCGACTCCGGCGCTGACCGTTGCGACGTGCATGTACTCCAGCGAGCGGTTGGCCAGCGCCCCCTCCTGCTTGAAGCCGAGCGCCGTGTAGGGCGGCAGCTGGTAGTAGAGTCCGGCAGCGCCGCTCACCGACCAGGCATCGCTCAGCGCATAGGAGATCGAGCCGCGCGGCGAAAGCTGCTCCCAGAAGCGGGCCATGCGTCCCGAATAGTCGCAGCCGTCGGTGCGCAGTCCGGCCGAGGCCTTCAGCCGTTTGTTCAGCGAGATGTACTCGGCCGAGACGAAGGCCCCCCAACCGAGGATCCCCAGCCGGGTGTCGTAATTCGAGTAACGCGTCCGGTCGGCGACATAGAGCCGCTGGAACGAACGGTCCGTATAGTTCGACCAGGTCAGCTCGACCCCTTCGCGCACGCTCCAGCATCCGAGGTAGGTGCGGTTTTCGCCGCGCAGCGTGCTCTTCTGCTCGACGGAGCGCAGCCGCAGCGTCAGATTCTCCTCGCTCGACGAATCGTTGTTGCGGTATTTCAGGTTGCGGTTGTTCAGGTAGTTGTGGCTCAGCGTCACGGTCTGCACGTGGCGGCCGGCGTAGTGACGCCACGAGGCGCCGACGGTGAAGGTCTCCTGCTGGATGCGCGGCAGGTAGCTCAACAGATACTGCGCATTCTCCCCCTCCTCGTCGACGTTGAGCTTCATGTTGTCGATGCCGGCCAGCGCCAGCACCGTCAACTCGTCACGCTCCGAAAGGCGCGTCTTGACCTTCACCTGTCCGTCGATGTAGTTCGGCAGGAAGGGCAGCCCCAGCATCTTGAACAACAGTTGCAGGTAGGATTGCCGCAGCGAGAAGAGACAGGTGGTCTTCCGCCCGATGTGGCCGCTGCCGCTCACCCCCACCTCCGAGGCGCCCAGCGTCACCTTGAAGGTCTGCTTCTCAGGATTGCCGTCGCGCAGCTGGAAGTCGAGCACCGAACTCATCGCCCCGGCCCGGTCGGCAGGGAAAGCGCCCGTATAGAAGCTGATCTCGCGCACGAGGTCGGCATTGACGATGCTCACCGGGCCGCCCGTAGCGCCCTGCGTGGCGAAGTGGTTGATATTCGGGATCTCGATGCCGTCCATGTAGAACTTGTTCTCCGAGGGTCCTCCGCCGCGCACGATCAGGTCGTTGCGGTAGCCCACGGGCGAGAACGACACGCCCGGATAGGA is a genomic window containing:
- a CDS encoding GNAT family N-acetyltransferase; its protein translation is MELLIRLIRPTEIPLLEDFLYEALWQPDPAQRLPREVVRTPALRPYVEAFGSRAGDCCLVAEVGGEVVGAAWCRVMHGFGWTGEPIPELAVALYPSFRGRGFGTRLLRALLEELSGRGFCAVSLSVQRDNPAARLYLRLGFRTVAEHDGEWVMRCDLGDRTGAE
- a CDS encoding beta-ketoacyl-ACP synthase III, whose protein sequence is MGKITAAITGVGQYLPDYILTNDELSRMVDTNDEWIMSHTGIKTRHILKGEGIGTSYMGARAVMNLLDKTGVDPMSIDAVICATVTPDMFFPSTGNLIADQAGCKNAFAYDVSAACSGFLFALTTGAKFIEAGTSKRVIVVGADKMSSIIDYTDRSTCPLFGDAAAAVLLEPNTEGYGVIDSILRSDGSGELQLYMKAGGSRYPASIETVQNNWHTITWDGHAVFKAAVSKMSDVSVEMMERHHLTGDDIRFLVPHQANLRIIDATARRMGITQDKCMINIDRNGNTTAATIPTCLYDYESQLRKGDNLILAAFGGGYTWGAIYVKWAYDGSKA
- the plsX gene encoding phosphate acyltransferase PlsX → MIKIGVDAMGGDFAPDAAVKGAVMALDAVGSDSRIVLFGDEQKIRSVLASEGCPAERFDLVPTTEVIEMGDHPAKAFQTKSNSSITVGFGYLAKGAIDGFASAGSTGAMMVGSMYAVKPIEGVIRPTISSTVPTASGRPALLLDVGLNVDCKPEVLAQYGLIGSIYAESVLGIEKPRVAVLNIGEEETKGNAQVKATFDLLKADSRIHFVGNVESSYLFTGKVADVIVCDGFVGNTVLKMAEGLYRINLALGGHNAFWDAMNYENVGGTPVLGVNAPVIIGHGCSTPKAIRSMILSTEQVIKAGLTSKLRDAFKN
- the rpmF gene encoding 50S ribosomal protein L32, translating into MAHPKHKISSTRRDKRRTHYKATVPTVVTCSNCGAAVLYHRVCPECGFYRGKLAIEKKAAE
- a CDS encoding DUF177 domain-containing protein, which gives rise to MGEMQRYSICFKGLKNGHHEFRFAVDRSLFEEYESSEIKDGACEVVVEMERSEMQLMLEISISGYVVVECDRCLEDCRIPIDFAGVLPVKFSDEPHEYEGEVIWLLPGEESVDLKQYVYESIVLSLPYQRVHPEGECNPEMLERFRIVSEGEFEAIEKRAVSHEHNEGEWAKLAALREQMQAEEAQKKRPAEARTPEKKEK
- the gap gene encoding type I glyceraldehyde-3-phosphate dehydrogenase, with translation MATIKIGINGFGRIGRMVFRAACTQTDKFEVVGINDLCPVDYLAYMLKYDTMHGQFKGEISYNMEKSQLIVNGHAIRVTAEKDPANLKWNEVGAEYVVESTGLFLTEEKAQAHLAAGAKYVVMSAPSKDATPMFVCGVNTDTYAGQKIVSNASCTTNCLAPIAKVLNDKFGITDGLMTTVHSTTATQKTVDGPSMKDWRGGRAASGNIIPSSTGAAKAVGKVIPSLNGKLTGMSMRVPTLDVSVVDLTVNLAKPAKYDEICAAMKEASEGELKGILGYTEDAVVSSDFLGDPRTSIFDKAAGIALTDTFVKVVAWYDNEWGYSNKVLMLIEKMAAYNNK
- a CDS encoding ABC transporter ATP-binding protein, whose product is MIRAEHIVKSFDGRVVLDDISVEFETGRTNLIIGRSGSGKTVLLKTLVRLHEPDSGDVWYDEVNFTRLGFRQRKEIRKDIGMIFQGGALLDSSTVEENVKLPLDLFTSQSEREKLERVNSCLRRVRLDNANHLYPAELSGGMIKRVAIARAIVMNPRYLFCDEPNSGLDPQTSIVIDNLIHEITHEYGMTTIINTHDMNSVMEIGEKIVYIHQGRKWWEGTKEEILHADNRELNDFVFASAMAKRAKAAAK
- a CDS encoding ABC transporter permease, with protein sequence MLRAFGLIGRYFILMGKVFSRPEKAAIYRRRILFEMESLGINSIGLTAIISIFIGAVITLQMSINLDSPFIPKSLIGYATRETMILEFSSAVVALILAGKVGSSIASEIGTMRITEQIDALEIMGVNSASYLILPKIVAAMIFFPFLTILSILIGVLGGWLIAAATGIMIPADYVDGLLMDFKPYSITYTLIKTVFFAYIITSISAFFGYNARGNSLEVGVASTRAVVVSCVVVLLFDLILTQVLLI
- a CDS encoding DUF4834 family protein, whose amino-acid sequence is MNFLMAIIDSVVGFVRRNPFTTFIILFLAVAAPAVLKGIALFILYFIMGLILLILVLMLAFRWRLYRARKQMEEQFGSGFDPRQGGFGSPFAAGNEPRGGREGEVRVHKTPGAPEKRVSKDVGDYIDFEEEKN
- the purB gene encoding adenylosuccinate lyase, giving the protein MLTPLTAISPVDGRYRNKTEKLADYFSEQALIRYRIRVEVEYFIALCELPLPQLRDIDHAKFAELRRLYTDFSDADAQRVKEIEAVTNHDVKAVEYIIKEKMDALGLERYKEFVHFGLTSQDINNTAIPLSLKEAMTGVYYPAVEEVRDKLASFAREWRTVPMLARTHGQPASPTSLGKEFSVFVERLEKQLVMLHDIAIPAKFGGATGNFNAHHAAYPEIDWVAFANRFVNERLGLCRSQYTTQIEHYDNLAAIFDNMKRIDTILIDLSRDMWTYISMEYFKQRIKAGEVGSSAMPHKVNPIDFENAEGNFGIANAVFSHLASKLPVSRLQRDLTDSTVLRNIGVPVAHAMIALQSLMKGLGKVILNRDALERDLEQNWAVVAEGIQTILRREGYPKPYEALKALTRTNAHITHEAIADFIETLNVSEEVKKELRALSPMTYTGVFRC
- a CDS encoding DUF3784 domain-containing protein encodes the protein MNSDLIVCGVLFLLFVVMGGFLLTGRGAWLIAGYNTMPKKERERYDERALCRFMGWLMLYCAACMLVMGADSLWPGRGLWLAATIWLVIGAIGAVIYANTGGRFLKENARKRP